From Zea mays cultivar B73 chromosome 3, Zm-B73-REFERENCE-NAM-5.0, whole genome shotgun sequence:
CGCGGCGGCGAAGGCGGCGGCGGCCGGGAGCAGGGGGCAGAGCATCTTGAGGCTCCTCATGCTGCTCCGCCGCTCGTAGAGCTTGAAAGCCGGCTTCTTGGGGCCCGGGGGCGCCGGCGCCGCCTTCTGCGGGGCCGGCGGCGACGCCTGCGTCCCGCCCGACGCCGCGGCCGCCGCGGTCTCCGGAGTGCCGGTCAGGATCTGGACCACCTGCTTGAAGGAGGTGGTGTCGGCCTGCACGAACGTGGTGGGGAAGGGGTTGGACGGGTCCGGCGACGCCTGCGGCACCGGCACCGGCGAGGGCGGCGCCGGGCGCTCCCGGGCGGCGGTTGCTGCGCCGGCGTCCATGAAAAATGTCGTCTTTGGCAGGTTTGGCTTGGCTTCTCTTCTTGGGGGGAGTGACCGAGTGAGGACTGAGGAAGGCAGGATGTGTGTGTGTGAGTCTGAGAGAGACAGGGGGGTTTTATTGTGGGCTTTTCGGGGTGTGGAAATTTTGGAGCTTGGGATCTGGAATTTAAACTCTGCTTCGGGTGATGAGTTGAGTGCTTGGCTGCTTGCTGTGCTCGTGTTGCTTTGCTTTGTTTCAGCTAGCTTCACACAGGCTGTGTGGATACTCCGGAATAGGAATTAAATATTGTGCGGTGTGGCCACTGGCTCGAAGACCTGTACCAGTAGGTCAAGTTGTGCACGATGCTCAtttgaaaagagagagagaacagGAGGGGGCAAGGAATTGTGCACGGACGACGCTGCAGGTGAGGGTGAGCTGGATGGATGTGTTTTTGAATTTCATGTAGATTCTGTCCTCCTTCCGTCCCGTGGATGTACTACCACTTTGCGTTGGAACATGAAAGGGAGGAAAGCTCTACAGGTTTTGATTTAGATGTACCACTCCGGTTCTAGGCTTTGGCTTTCTGACCATCTTTCGTAGGGATTTTAGGGAACTCTATTTCTGGGGATGTTTGTTTTGCCATCTTGTGTTCGAGTTGGAGAAAAAGTgtagttttttcttttcttcctgTTGTGGGTGGGGGTGGGGATGCAATGTGTATATGAGTCGATACAAAGGGAGCACAGTGTTGACGAACAAAATTGAGTTCGAAGTGTATTCAGTGTTCTCTTTAAAAAAGAGAAAATGTTTACTTTTGTTTTAGCAATACTTACAAACTTGGATCTTTTTTTATTGGAGCTTTGGATGACATTTCTCCACCTGCTTAATCAAACATGCGCACACGACAACAACAACGATGTGACTTTCCCATGTCTTGGGTTGTTTTGTGTATGAGCCGCGTGAAGACCTAATTAAATGCAGCAGCATGCCTGTTTGGATGGCCTTTCTTTGCAGCCAaagtttttttatttttaaaaatgCCGCTGATCGTCACATCTTTCACCTAGTACTGTACAAATAATGTAGACAGGGGACCTGTGGTTTCTGCTGGAGAGCATTGTGCACCTGTGATTTCTGCCGGGCTCCGTCTCCTCCAAATCCTACCAACGCTGTGGTAGTGGCAGATCGACTGATCGAGTAGCATGTGTTGAGATGGACAAGAAGAGGTGAGGTGAAGGACCTGGCCCCCGTACCATCATTTTCAACGCGCGCCACTGTGTAATTTGACTTTTGCGGCGGCTGTGCCATGCCATCGGGTTGGGGCAAAGGGACCAGCCTCTCCCGCCGCATGTGGGTAGTACAGCTGCTTTCCTTTCTTTACTCCATTCCCCGCCGCCGGACTCTCTAGTCTGACCTGACCACCACGCCAACGCCGAGCTTcggcgggcggcggcgcggctccctctctctctctctccactcCCGTGCGGTAGTGAGCTCCGGCGGGTCGCTACTCGCTAGTGATAGAAGCAAGAGCACgagaagggagagggagaggacgGGCGAGAGAGCTCATGGCATGATATGTGGGTTCCATTTATCAGTGACTTTTTGTTGGGGCTAGATATATAAAAACAGAGGGCTAGGCTAGCAAACATAGCTGAAACAAAGTAAACGATAAATATGAGCCCTGATTGAGGTGCTCTGTCTGTGAACAAGACAACCAACTCCTGCACTGCATGTCATACAAGACGCCGGGAAAATGTGAACACTTTGCAGCGCAGGCCAGCACGCGGGAACAAATACTAGCCTACCGACTGGAACTGCTGCTGGGACTGGGAGTGGTGGTGGGGCTCTGAACTTGCGCGGCCCTGGCGCCGACAAGAGGATCTGCCGCGCAGAGATGTTCTGTTCAGGTCCCCGGCGGCTGCCGCGGCCGTCGTCCCTCGCTGTCGCCGTCAGCCGCCGTCATGCCATGCCACGAGCCACCGCCGGCGAAACAACGAGCGAGGTTTTGTACGTAGCTAGGGTGCATGGCCTAGGTAGCCCACCCCCACACTGACAGTACTCCTATACAACAATTATTATTACAAGTACGACAAGCGTACGTACGTAACATTAGGGGTCACTTCATCCACGTTGTACTGAATCACCTGCAACAAGTGCTACAAGCAAACTCATGATAAGTAACTTTAAATCCTTTAACTTCTCACTACAAGAATTGGATCCTTAATTAGTCAGACAGAAGCGACATACGCCTGATCTGACATTGCATAGGCCTTAACATTCGGCAGCGACATAGCTAGAAGCCTAGAACCGAACTGCCTGCCTGCCATGTCATGCCATGCCATGCAAGGACACGGTTTTCCTTATCGCAGCGCTGCCAAATAATGACGGTGGAGCTTAATATATGTACCCCTGTTTTACTAAATTATTAGCAAATTATACAGGTACACATTGCTACGGTTTCTATTTATGAGTATAGAGTATAAAATTTAaagacatttgtgttcttttggctAACTGAGTGAATTATATTTGTGGAAGAGGGTTTCGTGAACAGTGTAAGTTCCGTGGAAGGCGAAGAGCCACTTCTCGAGAGAACCGCCTGCACGAactcaccaaaacaattataacAAGGCAGGGGAGACGGCCCACCAGTAAGTGAGAGCAAGGGGGCCTGAACCACAATCGCGGAGAAGACGCCCAAATTGCATTCTCAAACTTACTAGGGAAGGAATCAAAAGACCGCCTGCAATTCTGACCAGAAAATCACGAAAATTTGCAGGTTATTGCCCGAAATAGAATGTCCCAAGATATGACGAATATCCCGCACCGCTGGGCCGAAGGGAGCAGCATTGTTGGTACCAAAAGCTTGTCCAACATCCCCCGGAGGCAAAGGGCACTGACCCAAATTCTTCTTGGGCCGCCAAATTAACTTCCGTGGAGCCCAAGGACGAGCGCGGGAGTCACTTAATGATGCCCGAATGTTAAGGCCCTCAAAGCGCCCGTTACTAGAATTTGAATAATTTTGAAATTGCGAACGCCCAGAAAACCCTCTGCCACCCCAGCACAGATTCACCGCCGAGTTCATCGAAGAACTTGAAGAGTAATTTGGCCGAAATTCCAACCGATCTTTGGAGGGATACATTGGATAAGAAATCTGATTGAAAATCGAAGGCCTCTGCCGCAAGCTTGAAGAAGATGGTCTAGAACTAGCCGGACGTCCCAAAGGCATAGAGTTTGAACCTGATAAAGCAGGCTTACGGACAATGTCAGCAAACGAAACAGACTTATTACGATGACGGGAAACCAGTTTCAATGACTTTGATTCTTCATCAATTAAAGGTGCCATTCATTGATCCAATTTGGGCCACCAGAATTCCATAAGTGCATGTAAGCTTTGAACGATGGACAGACATAAGAACGAAGCCGATAAACTATGAAACCCACATTCTTGCAAGAAAGCGAGAAGCAAAAGACCTGATCCGACAGAAGAGTAACCCTGAATAAGTCCGCTTCTCCACCAATGAAGGATTGAAGAAGAAACCCCACTAACTCCGCGCTCAGGCACAAGGAGCACCTTCCGAAGGAGATGACTAAAAAGAACTCAGGGCGATCAGATTTACCCAGGAGATAGTTGATTAGGCAATTGGACTTGTTGAAGATCCACTCCTGGAAGCGAAGACCACCGGAGAAGTCCAAGGTAGAGCTGCCCGACCCAACCGAGGGCCCCCCATTGCAAAGCGCTGGGGGCGCACCCAGCCACGGCTCGTCGGCGGACGACGATGACTACCTAGCACGACCGGGTCATCCCAGCCTTGCTCGAGAAAATCGAGGGATAGGAAGGTAATGTTCTATAAAGAACAAAAAAGGGCCTACAGTTGCAACACTTTGTGGCCATTCATCACAAGCTCTGTCGTAACTACACTTTGACACCGCTCAGATGTTGGCATATCTAGatcaataaaaataaaaaaacctAATCCAAGTGCCTACAAGAGACCTATTCAAGCTTGTTTAGAAAACATTTTAAGCATGTCTTATCAAAACTACAACTCATTGGCCGAAGCCGCCTCAAATCGAGTCCACAGTTCTTTCTTGAGGGTACTTTCTCCGGCCAATCTTCCCTTCTGCTTCGTGCTTTCCATGCTTTCCAAATGGGTGGCAAGCAAGGTCTTGCTATGCACAACAGGGGTTTGGATGGGGTTTTCATCTCCCTCCATGTCACTCCTCACTGGACATGGATCTGATAAGACCATAGTATTGAGTGGTGACAGAAACCATTCGAGAGGATCTTCGATGTTGGATTCATTGAGCCCATAAATATCATATCTTGATAACAGATACTTTAAGATTTCATCAGTGTCACTCATGGCTAGACTTGGAACTGGACTGTCTGATGGGTCTGTTAAGACCATAGTCTTGAGTGGCGACATAAACCACTGGAGAGGATCTATATCAGGGAGCTTGCTGCTGCAGCCGATCAACTTGACATTAGCTTTTGCAACAGTATTTAAGCACATCTCGGGTGTGTTTTTTGAGAAAGCCTCGGTTTTCACTAGACCAGTCTCTAGTGCTTGCTTCAGTCTGGAAGACCAATGCTAATTACAAAAGGAAAAACATGATGGTAAAGCGAACTGCAATGCCAAGGGCTCATATATAGAGGACAATGAAAGATTTGTTTGCAGTACACACCTTGAAGGAAGCCTTAGTATCCATTAAGAAGCCACTGAAGAACTCTATCTCTTCTGTTGCTCTTTTGGACATGGTTATATGTACCCCTGCTTTACTAAATTATTAGCAAAATATACATGTACACATTGCTACGGTTTCTATTTATAAATATAGAGTATAAAATATAaagacatttgtgttcttttgcctAACTGTGTGGATTATATTTGTGGAAGAGGGTTTCGTGAACAGTGTAAGTTACGTGGAAGGCGAAGAGCCAGTTCTCGAGAGAACCTCCTGCACGAactcaccaaaacaattataacAAGGCGGGGGAGACGGCGCACCAGGCCAGTAAGTGAGAGCAAGGGGGCCTGAACCACAATCGCGGAGAAGACGCCCAAATTGCATTCTCAAACTTACTAGGGAAGGAATCAAAAGACCACCTACAATTCTGACCAGAAAATCCCGAAAATTTGCAGGTTATTGCCCGAAATAGAATGTCCCAAGATATGACGAAAATCCCGCACCGCTGGGCCGAAGGGAGCAGCATTGTTGGTACCAAAAGCTTGTCCAACATCCCCCGGAGGCAAAGGGCACTGGCCCAAATTCTCCTTGGGCCGCCAAATTAACTTCCGTGGAGCCCAAGGACAAGCGCGGGAGTCACTTAATGGTGCCCGAATGTTAAGGCCCTCAAAGCGCTCGTTACTGGAATTTGAATAATTTTGAAATTGCGAACGCCCAGAAAAACCTCTGCCACCCCAGCCCAAATTCACCGCCGAATTCATCGAAGAACTTGAAGAGTAATTTGGCCGAAATTCCAACCGATCTTTGGAGGGATACATTGGATAAGAAATCTGATTGAAAACTGAAGGCCTCTGCCACAAGCTTGAAGAAGGTGGTCCAGAACTAGCCGGATGTCCCAAAGGCATAGAGTTTGAACCTGATAAAGCAGGCTTACAGACAATGTCAGCAAACGAAATAGACTTATTACGATGACGGGAAACTAGTTTCAATGACTTTGATTCTTCATCAATTAAAGGTGCCATTCATTGATCCAATTTGGGCCACCAGAATTCCACAAGTGCGGGTAAGCTTTGAACGATGGACAGACATAAGAACGAAGCCGATAAACTGTGAAACCCACATTCTTGCAAGAAAGCGAGAATCAAAAGACCCGATCCGACAGAAGAGTAACCCTGAATAAGTCCGCTTCTTCACAAATGAAGGATTGAAGAAGAAACCCCACTAACTCCGCGCTCAGGCACAAGGAGCACCTTCCGAAGGAGATGACTAAAAAGAACTCAGGGCGATCAGATTTACCCAGGAGATAGTTGATTAGGCAATTG
This genomic window contains:
- the LOC100284623 gene encoding DNA-binding WRKY, translating into MDAGAATAARERPAPPSPVPVPQASPDPSNPFPTTFVQADTTSFKQVVQILTGTPETAAAAASGGTQASPPAPQKAAPAPPGPKKPAFKLYERRSSMRSLKMLCPLLPAAAAFAAAGGSAGAGFSPRGFSPRGLEVLSPSMLDLPSLALGSPVTPLPPLPGSQEAAAAEDRAIAEKGFYLHPSPRGNAGAGADLQPPPRLLPLFPVQSPSPTGRS